Proteins encoded by one window of Rutidosis leptorrhynchoides isolate AG116_Rl617_1_P2 chromosome 7, CSIRO_AGI_Rlap_v1, whole genome shotgun sequence:
- the LOC139860130 gene encoding tetrahydroberberine oxidase-like: MKFQLILSALALCYCVTLSTSFHDHVTSSSQDFISCLESKSNNVNGISKLIFTPNNVSFLPIWEVRVNNNRFNKSSTPKPSVIVTPIDDAQIRATLLCSKKCGYEMRIRSGGHDYEGVSSTTNVPFVMLDLARMRSVNVDVAKRTAWAQGGTTVGEVYYAISQKTNKLYFPGSICPTVGISGYLGGGGYGNMMRKYGIGADNVVDVRFMDVNGKILDRKTMGEDLFWAIRGGGAASFGIVLAWKLRLVPVPELVTVFLVNITLEQGATEIFYKYQHVIPNIDENLSIRVQMSSENIGNTSKKTVRMLFFGLYQGSMDTLLSLLDEKYPELNVTRENCQEVTMVQSTLFYQGFPTDTSLEVLANRTVNFKLDGQNKLDYVRSPIPINALKKIWRQMFKSVGSTLIMQPFGGKMDEYSETTTPFSHRAGVLYQFHQFVQFNDQTSDTTPISLQRISWLRNFNKYITPYVSKNPREAYYNYIDFDLGVNSATYEEASVWGNRYWKKDNFKKLIRIKAKVDPQNFFKHPQSIPLF; encoded by the coding sequence ATGAAATTTCAACTAATACTTTCAGCTTTAGCTCTTTGTTATTGTGTAACATTATCAACATCCTTTCATGATCATGTTACTTCAAGCTCTCAAGATTTCATAAGTTGCCTTGAATCCAAATCGAATAATGTCAATGGCATCTCTAAACTCATTTTCACCCCTAATAATGTATCTTTTCTACCAATTTGGGAAGTTAGAGTCAACAACAACAGATTCAACAAATCCTCAACTCCGAAACCATCGGTCATTGTTACTCCGATTGACGATGCTCAGATTCGAGCAACACTTTTATGCAGTAAGAAATGCGGATACGAGATGAGGATTAGAAGCGGAGGCCATGACTATGAGGGAGTCTCGTCCACCACTAATGTTCCGTTTGTAATGCTTGATCTAGCCAGGATGAGGTCTGTAAACGTGGACGTTGCAAAAAGGACCGCATGGGCCCAAGGTGGCACTACAGTTGGTGAAGTTTACTATGCCATATCTCAAAAGACTAATAAGTTGTATTTCCCTGGTAGTATTTGTCCCACTGTGGGTATTAGTGGGTACTTGGGTGGTGGTGGCTATGGAAACATGATGAGAAAATATGGTATTGGTGCGGATAATGTTgttgatgttcggttcatggatgTAAATGGAAAAATTCTAGATCGAAAGACTATGGGCGAAGATCTGTTTTGGGCAATTCGTGGTGGTGGTGCTGCAAGTTTCGGAATCGTCCTTGCATGGAAGCTTAGGTTGGTTCCGGTGCCCGAATTAGTAACTGTATTTTTAGTGAACATAACTTTGGAACAAGGTGCCACAGAGATTTTTTATAAGTATCAACACGTTATACCGAATATTGATGAAAATTTGTCCATCAGAGTTCAAATGTCTAGCGAAAATATCGGAAACACTAGCAAGAAAACCGTACGAATGTTATTTTTTGGACTTTACCAAGGCTCAATGGACACATTACTTTCTTTGTTAGATGAAAAGTACCCCGAGCTTAACGTCACACGAGAAAATTGCCAAGAGGTGACAATGGTCCAGTCGACCCTTTTTTACCAAGGCTTTCCAACTGACACCTCACTCGAGGTTCTTGCTAATCGAACTGTCAACTTTAAGCTCGATGGACAAAACAAATTAGATTACGTTCGCAGCCCAATCCCTATAAATGCCCTCAAAAAAATCTGGAGACAGATGTTTAAAAGTGTAGGATCAACTTTGATCATGCAACCTTTTGGGGGGAAAATGGATGAGTACTCAGAGACTACAACTCCTTTTTCTCATAGAGCTGGAGTGTTGTATCAATTTCACCAATTTGTTCAGTTTAATGACCAAACCTCAGACACGACACCAATATCGCTCCAACGTATAAGTTGGCTACGAAACTTTAACAAGTACATAACGCCTTATGTGTCGAAGAACCCGAGGGAGGCATATTATAACTACATTGACTTTGATTTGGGTGTTAATAGTGCTACTTATGAGGAAGCAAGTGTTTGGGGAAACAGATACTGGAAGAAAGATAATTTTAAGAAGTTGATTCGCATCAAAGCTAAAGTTGATCCACAAAACTTCTTTAAACACCCACAAAGTATACCGCTTTTCTAG